One window of the Maylandia zebra isolate NMK-2024a linkage group LG19, Mzebra_GT3a, whole genome shotgun sequence genome contains the following:
- the itpk1b gene encoding inositol-tetrakisphosphate 1-kinase: MQTFLKGRRVGYWLSEKKMKKLNFQAFADLCRKRGIEVVQLDLSQPLEDHGPLDVIIHKLTDLILEADQNDSQAVLLVQRVQDYIDAHPETIILDPLPAIRTLLDRCKSYQLIHRLESCMRDERICSPPFMVLNTECSPDVLEQIKRQGLSFPFICKTRVAHGTNSHEMAIIFSEEDLKDVKPPCVIQSFINHNAVLYKVFVVGDSYTVVERPSLKNFPAGPADRRAIFFNSHNVSKPESSSDLTSRENVEGVSQPPSDDVIRELSRSLREALGVSLFGIDVIINNQTGQHAVIDINAFPGYEGVPEFFNDLLNHISSVLQSHNPDFPPAGEQPKSLPVSTTVPNTAPPAPGCCSMLGKELQRLGCNSMSPNFQQHCVSTIATKASSQ, encoded by the exons GAAAAGAGGAATTGAAGTTGTTCAG CTGGACCTCAGCCAGCCTCTAGAGGACCATGGACCCCTGGATGTCATCATCCACAAACTGACTGACCTTATCCTTGAGGCTGACCAGAATGATTCACAGGCTGTACTGTTGGTACAAAGAGTACAG GACTACATTGATGCCCATCCTGAAACTATCATCCTGGATCCACTTCCAGCTATCCGAACTCTGCTGGATCGCTGCAAATCCTACCAGCTCATCCACAGATTAGAAAGCTGTATGCGAG atGAGAGGATTTGCTCTCCTCCATTCATGGTCCTCAACACTGAGTGCAGCCCAGACGTGCTGGAGCAAATCAAGAGGCAAGGACTCTCATTCCCCTTCA TTTGCAAAACACGGGTGGCTCATGGCACCAACTCCCATGAG ATGGCCATTATCTTCAGTGAAGAGGACCTGAAGGATGTGAAGCCTCCTTGTGTGATTCAGAGTTTCATCAACCATAACGCAGTGCTTTACAAAGTGTTCGTGGTGGGAGACTCCTACACTGTAGTGGAGAGACCTTCCCTTAAGAACTTCCCTGCTGGACCTGCAG ACAGGAGAGCCATTTTCTTCAACAGCCACAATGTTTCCAAACCAGAGTCGTCCTCAGACTTGACCTCG AGAGAGAACGTGGAGGGAGTGTCTCAGCCACCcagtgatgatgtcatcagagaATTGTCCAGGTCATTGCGAGAAGCACTGGGCGTGTCCCTGTTTGGCATCGATGTAATCATCAACAATCAAACAGGCCAGCACGCTGTCATTGACATCAATGCATTCCCAG GTTACGAGGGCGTCCCCGAGTTTTTCAACGACCTCCTTAACCACATCAGCAGCGTGCTTCAGAGCCACAACCCTGACTTTCCTCCTGCCGGCGAACAGCCCAAAAGCCTCCCGGTGAGCACCACGGTACCCAACACTGCCCCGCCAGCCCCGGGCTGCTGCAGCATGCTGGGAAAAGAGCTGCAGAGACTGGGCTGCAACTCTATGTCACCCAACTTCCAGCAGCACTGTGTCTCCACGATAGCTACCAAGGCTTCCTCCCAGTGa